The following proteins are co-located in the Calliphora vicina chromosome 2, idCalVici1.1, whole genome shotgun sequence genome:
- the Ncoa6 gene encoding serine-rich adhesin for platelets isoform X2 gives MQLKQIEPCMRITVQIPKDAAQRLRQLATEGNPTLRALGIRSVQLEGDSLISLNLGGQQIDVKVSDISSVVSHETSGTSISGIGSGGVGIGSGEGCNTDISDLSQLLNVGNLVGPSTSSAFVKLPQAQLQQHPQQQQSPTLLQQQQQQQRGNMPPNINFGSNVGVGGLDAGTLSLQQQQMLQQQRRNMMLGGPSTSNAAIKHQQQNAFNTVLATQQNLQQQQHQQQQHQLQQPVFKSPNTVCPMDGKVPVPPLPVGAGNTANSREFPFESMRQARVLQGRDNSLNTVGSSSSTIPTPGGIPLAAGKPAVGSVPGNSVGGIPHQLMGSLGPPPNVALKVIKNPQSGEMITTTVSTASGKSQFLQPPPPPYPGVGTLNSPASQNSPALAKPISSYLQSRVVPPSTPTASPTGITGSSNNNNSSNNIAMSSPLLVNLLQNDSNSVANQHGNQVKSSPLPSPQHQQQQHQQQPHQQQQQQHHPQQLPLMHQQQQSPMMAAMSPQQQIMNSPLRTTTPGCEFMMQQHSSQVQQQIVSAPGTPENVLSVPSSPTAATNAMRSMPPGSQQIMLSPSNSNIYAQQQQQQQRFQQQQQISPQQAAMLRQQRQQQLQTVNQLQNQQRFIPQQQQQQQQILQQTMGVNTMLGNQQQQQMRQLRVGAGGGGVGVLTHQTPHSPLQQQHLQQHQQRIIGQQQQQYMSVNAGNMSPAAAHSPASSHHSMHSPHMASQHSHQQQLLSPSTTPAQSPLTAPQHLTQQLLPPPPPQSPSTTGLTHNASSSIHIVPSSPSTPSMNLQPPPDYNQAAASSRWPASLNKPMDSATKSSFQEFTRYQMQYNLQQQQTQQQQQQIISEIANSLPGASPNNQPSNNHHHNQQSSTTIAGGSSTGGGVGVANINPTSSNSVSGGIGSTSQGVDAALVAQAVDDLTDPLITLSDLDALTTNDLDALLPTLSCDIDSSLSLDDKNELESLLQDAKDLDLDLIEGMDIDETAAAASSLLAGDEQLPPPNVPLTMPQMQTQQQTQQQQQHQQSLQQQLMQQQSQQHLQQQQRQLQMPQSQIMQQQQQSQHILQQRLQQQQQQQHHINQQQILVPQNQQQQQFHMTSSHQQQQFMINKQQHQQHSNILSTPVSISAAASSSQTAPPPPPPSAQPKQFLINPLTGELEPSPSDDSETEAEQETLQSSSNSALHNISNATNTSQGTNYTPNNSTNSIYDLLPNASSSHFSEDSNSNSCSTAISKLSAGEQNNGGSSTPQLLGAGSDTERSRDSLISNKSQKNRKSKANMSSAANLNINASVVSSKPGDMGSPRSNSSSPSVGAMLAGGSTSSKKSKTNLLREKLQQGLREKKSKEAANAGVVKPKRERAKAGSKSKAALAAAAAAAQSQTQSLTQSKHNSAIASHLSSVNTATSINVTNSMMNSVDGTTTSSTVGGANVAATEKIKLRLKLGKSEPVSQAYKVDVTFSSENVQQQQQQSQLNAQQLASSVMQQQQQQQLHQQNQQHHTTSSPFQQSTNLNTPQQQHQQQHSLQQMQQQLTHQQQQSSMNPPQYQQQENLFPQPSSSATSSATTGINTASVAPAGGNSSPATDEPRVPPLHISLRGGKNSIVIKNSRKERKKTQNAAAQDNDSSDNINKTKSHLKRTHLITDNTSASATTTGDVTIDEQNATDAKHSKLGLINATKTPTTQINGMPNTTSSDKLATTTSSSTTTTLVAGKNGLTISATTMNNATTMEANKTNQNLLMDTQSLGSTNLGTVTHLPPQQLLQPSTQQQLAKITSLPNSITLSTITNPNTGGGSGGVGSNSNSLQVKHNLKTTATITPIQGKPLTKNHKPPSYITAVQQLQLQKQQQQQQLAALAEKQTQQQMIAAAVTMLPSATTLKRVEITKVERKDAMGNVEHVLIKSNEPVTTTSTTTTTIKASTQITNSATTSLTGSSTSSSLVTTNAKANINVVESSAGKTDNLAATKQNVINHPISTSTTTAAATATATIASSNVAATNLNYNQSTLATTLRNSPASTGGGTPAHANSAGGEDSGIESMDALSEKSPHQLTSSSPQSLQPQITSEKPPQQILAKGQATETLKTTEEVATQLTLADDEIEKALAKMEGFTDDDDNNVLDGESLKEKDVSNSKELQQQKINGDHSIFEDDVKKQKDSKVIYNNIHHHHHHHHLHHHLDEDDDDDEDLIKNLTASIIEEHEAGEKAAKEKLEKERKEKEKLNIKELEEEQRQRAANKLKLRDIKNEDFEEKITNTTTIIKKDDSIKIEINCNNNNDKEQTLDTKKISLETLNKVEENKESNKELQKDVVINKQSETINSSLATPISIEIPQATDMDSPRIRTRASSRLGSPMDVAKSSPSMDTTNPTTQPSLLTNKHVISTRSSSHSHERVSLSPKLQQANSSSSTSTNTNTHNSSANSNSNTNTSQTQPLQNHHKRKRQESEGGSSNSGGASENDPKRSRSGSTSGSSAVALLNHTETTNNNKKTDDGGVVKNTTATTKKIEESSDSDEPLIEVAGKVRNSKAAAAGSIDNSSSSSPNINSSTSTSIVDSASEKVTRNSRSHQQQNKTSTNMLSTAVGNETSLNSVTSNAAKVPKVNNSHAGQTNSHTNNSAAVGSNNTSVLTSNLTTTTTSTPTSNSSVTSTPTHATRGASHVSAVATGATTHAASTNHAANVNNSVNSPSDEKIGTRRSVRASAAANKMIYTRGIHNNANNSSGGNSSETPGKMAGKSSTLNSSSESVAEARRKTRSAGVGEAVLTEGRRRRGSRDYK, from the exons ATGCAACTTAAACAG ATTGAACCGTGTATGCGGATAACAGTGCAAATCCCTAAGGATGCGGCGCAAAGGTTACGCCAATTGGCTACCGAGGGTAATCCTACACTACGGGCCCTTGGTATACGGTCCGTGCAACTAGAGGGAGATTCTCTGATATCACTCAATCTTGGTGGTCAACAGATTGATGTCAAAGTTTCAG acATTTCATCTGTTGTTAGCCATGAGACGTCCGGTACGTCTATTAGTGGTATTGGAAGCGGAGGAGTTGGAATAGGAAGCGGAGAAGGTTGCAATACAGATATAAGTGATTTATCACAATTACTCAATGTGGGAAATCTTGTTGGTCCTAGTACAAGTAGTGCTTTTGTGAAATTGCCGCAAGCTCAGTTGCAACAACATCCGCAGCAGCAGCAGTCACCCACATTActtcaacaacagcagcaacagcaacgaGGGAATATGcctccaaatataaattttggttcAAATGTTGGTGTTGGTGGCCTGGATGCTGGGACTTTGTCTCTACAGCAACAGCAAATGTTGCAACAACAGCGTCGTAATATGATGCTGGGCGGTCCTAGTACAAGTAATGCCGCGATTAAACATCAGCAGCAAAATGCTTTCAATACCGTACTAGCAACACAGCAAAAtctccaacaacaacaacaccaacagcaacaacaccaaCTGCAACAACCTGTATTCAAGTCACCGAATACGGTTTGCCCCATGGATGGCAAAGTGCCTGTACCACCTCTCCCTGTAGGAGCTGGAAACACTGCAAATTCACGAGAATTTCCTTTTGAAAGCATGCGACAAGCTCGTGTTTTGCAGGGCCGTGATAATTCCCTCAATACGGTGGGCTCATCCTCGTCAACTATACCAACGCCTGGTGGAATACCTTTGGCTGCTGGTAAACCTGCGGTGGGTAGTGTACCAGGCAACAGCGTTGGCGGCATTCCTCACCAACTTATGGGTTCATTGGGCCCACCGCCTAACGTTGCGCTTAAAGTGATAAAAAATCCTCAAAGTGGTGAAATGATTACTACAACTGTTTCTACAGCTTCTGGTAAATCACAGTTTTTACAGCCACCTCCTCCACCTTATCCGGGTGTTGGTACATTGAACTCTCCCGCCTCCCAAAATTCTCCTGCTTTAGCGAAGCCAATATCAAGCTACTTGCAATCACGAGTAGTGCCACCCTCAACGCCAACAGCATCACCAACTGGAATTACAGGCtctagcaacaacaacaacagcagcaataaTATTGCGATGTCTTCACCGCTTTTGGTGAATCTGCTACAGAATGACAGTAATTCGGTGGCAAATCAACATGGCAATCAAGTAAAATCATCGCCGTTGCCTTCTCCACAacatcaacagcagcagcatcagcagcagccgcatcagcagcaacagcaacaacatcatcCACAACAACTGCCGCTTATGCATCAACAGCAACAGTCTCCCATGATGGCGGCGATGAGTCCTCAGCAACAAATCATGAATTCTCCATTGCGAACCACAACACCGGGTTGCGAATTCATGATGCAACAACATTCAAGTCAGGTGCAGCAACAAATTGTCTCGGCACCTGGTACCCCAGAAAATGTTCTAAGTGTGCCTTCTTCTCCTACTGCGGCAACGAATGCCATGCGTTCTATGCCACCAGGTTCGCAGCAAATCATGTTGAGTCCAAGTAATAGCAATATATACGcccagcaacagcagcagcaacaacgttttcaacaacagcaacaaatttCACCCCAGCAAGCAGCAATGTTGCGTCAGCAACGTCAACAGCAGTTGCAGACAGTTAATCAGTTACAAAATCAACAACGTTTCATAccgcagcagcagcagcaacaacagcaaatcTTGCAGCAAACAATGGGTGTTAATACAATGTTAGGaaaccaacaacagcaacaaatgaGGCAGTTGCGAGTTGGTGCAGGTGGTGGTGGCGTTGGCGTTTTAACGCATCAAACTCCACACTCGCCCTTGCAGCAGCAACATTTACAGCAACACCAACAGCGTATTATtggacaacagcaacaacaatatatGTCTGTCAATGCTGGCAACATGTCACCAGCAGCTGCTCATTCACCCGCCTCCAGTCATCATTCGATGCATAGTCCCCACATGGCATCTCAACACTCacaccaacaacaactactTTCACCTTCGACAACACCAGCACAGTCTCCTCTCACAGCGCCTCAGCATCTAACGCAACAATTGCTACCACCACCTCCACCACAATCCCCCTCGACAACAGGTCTTACGCATAATGCTTCTTCCTCCATTCACATAGTACCTTCTTCACCGTCTACGCCAAGTATGAATCTACAGCCACCACCAGATTACAATCAAGCGGCTGCATCTTCAAGATGGCCGGCGTCACTAAATAAACCCATGGATTCGGCGACCAAGTCAAGTTTTCAAGAGTTCACTCGCTATCAGATGCAATATAATTTGCAACAGCAACAAacccaacaacagcagcaacaaattATCTCCGAAATTGCAAATTCTTTGCCGGGCGCATCACCCAACAACCAACCCAGTAACAACCACCACCACAATCAGCAATCATCCACAACAATAGCAGGTGGTAGTTCTACTGGTGGTGGAGTGGGAGTGGCAAACATAAACCCAACGTCCTCAAACTCTGTATCAGGAGGCATAGGTTCTACCAGTCAAGGTGTCGATGCTGCTCTGGTTGCCCAAGCAGTCGATGACCTAACAGACCCCTTGATAACGTTGTCTGATTTGGATGCTTTGACGACAAATGATTTAGATGCTTTGTTGCCAACTTTAAGCTGTGATATTGATTCATCCCTTAGTTTGGATGACAAAAATGAATTGGAATCCTTGCTGCAAGATGCGAAAGATCTTGACTTGGATCTTATTGAGGGTATGGATATTGATGAAACAGCCGCTGCTGCTTCATCACTATTAGCGGGAGATGAACAGCTGCCGCCACCAAATGTTCCGCTAACAATGCCGCAAATGCAAACGCAGCAGCAAactcaacaacagcaacaacatcagcaaaGTTTGCAGCAACAGCTAATGCAGCAGCAAAGCCAACAACATCTGCAGCAGCAACAAAGGCAGTTGCAAATGCCACAAAGTCAAATtatgcagcagcagcaacaatctCAACATATTCTGCAGCAACGtttacaacaacagcagcaacagcaacatcaCATAAACCAACAACAAATTCTTGTGCCTCAaaatcagcagcaacaacaatttcaTATGACTTCAagtcatcaacaacaacaatttatgataaacaaacaacaacatcaacagcaTTCAAATATTCTTTCTACTCCTGTCTCTATCTCTGCTGCAGCTAGCAGCTCTCAGACAGCACCACCACCTCCTCCTCCTTCCGCGCAGCCGAAGCAGTTTCTTATTAATCCTCTAACCGGCGAACTAGAACCCAGCCCAAGTGATGACAGCGAAACTGAAGCTGAACAAGAGACTCTGCAATCTTCATCTAATTCCGCCCTCCATAACATCTCAAACGCTACCAATACCTCCCAAGGAACAAATTACACCCCGAATAATAGCACAAACAGCATTTATGATTTGCTACCCAATGCATCATCATCGCATTTCTCCGAAGACTCCAATTCCAACTCGTGCAGCACTGCCATTTCCAAATTGTCGGCTGGCGAACAAAATAATGGAGGCTCCTCAACACCTCAGTTACTGGGAGCAGGTTCGGACACCGAACGTTCTAGAGACTCTTTAATATCGAATAAGTCACAAAAGAATAGAAAATCGAAAGCCAATATGTCGTCAGCAGcaaacttaaatataaatgcCAGTGTAGTTAGCAGTAAACCTGGTGATATGGGTTCTCCCAGATCAAATTCATCGTCACCGTCTGTGGGAGCCATGTTGGCCGGCGGCAGTACTTCAAGTAAAAAGtctaaaaccaatttattaaggGAGAAGCTGCAGCAGGGTCTAAGGGAGAAGAAAAGCAAAGAGGCAGCCAACGCTGGTGTGGTCAAACCAAAAAGGGAGAGAGCAAAAGCGGGCAGTAAATCAAAGGCTGCTTTAGCTGCTGCCGCCGCGGCAGCTCAATCACAAACACAGAGTCTTACTCAAAGTAAACATAATAGTGCAATAGCAAGTCATTTATCGTCTGTTAACACGGCTACAAGCATAAATGTTACCAATTCGATGATGAATTCAGTGGATGGCACCACAACCTCTTCAACTGTTGGTGGAGCAAATGTGGCGGCAACAGAAAAAATCAAATTACGCCTGAAATTGGGAAAATCTGAACCCGTTTCACAGGCATACAAAGTTGATGTGACGTTTAGCTCGGAAAATgtgcaacaacagcagcaacaatctCAACTAAATGCTCAACAATTGGCAAGCAGTgtaatgcaacaacaacaacagcagcaattgcatcaacaaaaccaacaacacCACACCACATCGTCACCGTTTCAACAAAGTACTAATCTAAATACACCTCAGCAACAGCATCAGCAACAACACTCCCTACAACAAATGCAACAGCAATTAACACACCAACAACAGCAATCATCCATGAACCCGCCACAATATCAACAACAAGAAAATCTTTTTCCTCAACCATCCTCCTCGGCAACATCATCAGCGACAACTGGCATAAACACCGCTTCTGTAGCGCCGGCGGGGGGTAATTCTTCACCCGCCACAGATGAGCCCAGAGTTCCTCCGCTACACATTAGTTTGCGGGGAGGAAAAAATtctattgttataaaaaattcccGAAAAGAACGCAAGAAAACACAGAACGCGGCGGCGCAGGACAATGATTCTTCTGACAAcatcaacaaaacaaaatcgcATCTCAAACGTACGCACCTTATTACAGACAATACCTCTGCCAGTGCAACAACAACAGGTGATGTAACCATAGATGAACAAAATGCAACAGATGCCAAACACTCCAAACTGGGACTAATAAATGCAACAAAAACCCCTACAACTCAAATAAATGGCATGCCAAACACCACTTCTTCGGACAAGTTGGCTACTACAACATCATCATCCACAACAACCACTTTAGTTGCGGGAAAAAATGGTCTAACCATAAGTGCCACAACAATGAACAATGCTACTACCATGGAGGCTAATAAAACCAACCAAAATCTGTTGATGGATACACAAAGTTTGGGTTCCACCAATTTGGGCACGGTCACCCACCTTCCACCCCAGCAATTGCTACAACCCTCCACCCAACAGCAATTGGCCAAAATTACTTCTTTGCCAAATAGCATCACCCTAAGCACCATAACGAATCCCAATACAGGAGGCGGCAGCGGCGGAGTCGGATCGAATTCGAATAGTTTGCAAGTGAAACATAATCTGAAGACAACAGCCACTATAACACCGATACAGGGAAAACCTCTAACAAAAAACCATAAGCCACCGTCGTATATAACGGCGGTACAACAATTACAATtgcaaaaacagcaacaacaacaacagttagCAGCTTTAGCCGAAAAGCAAACACAGCAACAGATGATAGCAGCAGCCGTAACAATGCTACCAAGTGCAACGACTCTCAAACGAGTCGAAATTACAAAAGTTGAGCGTAAGGATGCCATGGGTAATGTGGAGCATGTTCTGATCAAATCAAATGAGCCGGTCACAACCACctcaacaacaactacaacaattaaGGCCAGCACTCAGATTACAAATTCTGCAACCACCTCATTAACAGGATCATCAACATCTTCATCTCTGGTGACCACAAATGCAAAGGCAAACATTAATGTGGTGGAAAGCAGTGCAGGCAAAACGGACAATCTGGCTGCAACTaaacaaaatgtaattaatCATCCCATAAGTACTTCGACAACCACAGCAGCGGCAACAGCGACAGCCACAATAGCATCGTCAAATGTTGCAGCCACAAATTTAAACTATAATCAGTCAACGCTGGCAACTACTTTGCGCAACTCTCCTGCCAGTACGGGAGGAGGCACGCCAGCCCATGCGAATAGTGCGGGCGGAGAAGATAGTGGCATAGAATCCATGGATGCATTGTCGGAAAAGTCACCACACCAGCTTACATCCAGCAGTCCCCAATCCCTGCAACCTCAAATCACTTCTGAGAAACCGCCCCAACAAATACTAGCTAAAGGTCAAGCGACTGAAACTCTAAAGACAACTGAGGAAGTGGCAACTCAACTAACATTGGCCGACGACGAAATCGAAAAGGCCTTGGCTAAAATGGAGGGTTTTACAGATGATGATGACAATAATGTATTGGATGGGGAGAGTCTAAAAGAAAAAGATGTCTCAAACTCCAAGGAACTACAGCAACAGAAAATCAATGGTGACCACTCCATCTTCGAGGACGATGTTAAAAAGCAAAAAGACAGCAAAGTGATTTACAACAACATACATCATcatcaccaccaccaccatcttcatcatcatctgGACgaggatgatgatgacgatgaggaTCTTATTAAAAATCTCACTGCCAGTATTATTGAAGAACATGAAGCGGGCGAAAAGGCAGCCAAAGAGAAGTTAGAAAAGGAacgaaaagaaaaagaaaaattaaatattaaagaactTGAAGAAGAGCAAAGGCAACGGGcggcaaataaattaaaattaagagaCATCAAAAACGAAGATTTCGAGGAAAAAATTACCAACACCACAACTATTATAAAAAAAGATGACTCTATTAAAATCGAAATCAATTGTAACAATAATAACGATAAAGAGCAAACATTAGATACAAAGAAAATTTCCCTAGAAACTCTTAACAAAGTTGAAGAAAACAAAGAATCCAACAAGGAGCTGCAAAAAGACGttgtaattaataaacaaaGCGAAACTATAAACTCAAGTCTAGCAACGCCCATATCGATAGAAATACCACAGGCAACGGATATGGATTCACCTCGCATAAGAACAAGAGCCAGCAGCCGTTTGGGTAGCCCCATGGATGTGGCAAAGTCGAGTCCATCTATGGACACCACCAACCCAACCACACAACCATCTCTGCTTACAAATAAGCATGTTATTTCTACCAGATCTTCAAGTCATAGCCATGAACGAGTCAGTCTAAGTCCAAAACTGCAGCAAGCTAATTCGTCCTCTAGCACCAGCACAAATACCAACACCCATAACAGTTCGGCAAACTCTAACTCTAACACCAACACCAGCCAAACGCAGCCATTACAAAATCATCATAAACGAAAAAGACAAGAATCTGAAGGTGGTAGTAGTAACAGTGGTGGAGCTAGTGAAAATGATCCCAAAAGATCCCGTAGTGGTAGTACAAGTGGCAGCAGCGCTGTCGCCTTACTAAACCACACGGAaactacaaataataataaaaaaaccgaTGATGGAGgagttgtaaaaaataccactgCTACGACAAAGAAGATTGAAGAATCCTCTGATTCAGATGAACCTCTAATAGAGGTGGCTGGCAAGGTCAGAAATTCTAAAGCAGCAGCTGCTGGCAGCATTGATAATAGTTCATCATCATCTCCTAACATTAATTCGTCAACATCAACATCAATTGTGGACAGTGCATCGGAAAAAGTAACACGTAATAGTCGATCacatcaacaacaaaata aaacaTCTACAAACATGTTGTCTACGGCTGTTGGCAATGAAACCAGTTTGAATTCTGTGACTTCTAATGCGGCAAAAGTTCCAAAAGTAAATAACAGTCATGCTGGTCAAACGAACAGTCATACAAATAATTCAGCTGCTGTTGGTTCCAATAACACATCTGTTTTAACGTCgaatttaacaacaacaacaacatcgacACCAACATCAAACTCATCGGTTACATCAACACCAACGCATGCTACACGCGGAGCGAGCCATGTTTCTGCTGTCGCTACCGGAGCAACAACACATGCCGCATCAACGAATCATGCGGCCAATGTTAACAACAGCGTCAATAGTCCTAGTGATGAGAAAATCGGTACCCGACGAAGTGTTCGAGCTTCGGCGGCAGCAAATAAAATGATTTACACCAGGGGCATCCATAATAACGCCAATAATAGTAGTGGCGGCAATAGTAGTGAGACACCTGGAAAAATGGCAGGCAAATCAAGCACATTAAATTCTAGTTCTGAGAGCGTGGCAGAGGCTAGAAGAAAAACACGCAGTGCGG GTGTAGGTGAAGCTGTTTTAACTGAAGGTCGTCGCAGAAGAGGCTCCAGAGACTATAAGTGA